The sequence TGAAATGGAAGCAGCACCAATTGAAGGTTTTGATACAGAAATTATAGGAACTAATGATTACAAAGATACTGAAAACTCCGATATCGTTATCATCACATCCGGAATGCCAAGAAAGCCTGGCATGAGTAGGGATGATCTTCTTACTACAAATGTCAAGATAATGAAAGATGTTGCAGCAAATGTTGCAAAATATTCACCAAACGCTATTGTTATCGTTGTTGCTAATCCACTCGATGCTATGGTTTATGCCGCTAAAAAGGTTGGTGGCTTTGCAGATAATAAGTTGATGGGTCAGGCAGGTTGTTTGGATTCAACAAGATTTGCAAGATTCATCGCATGGGAAGCTAAATGCTCCGTTAAAGCTGTCCAGGCTATGACATTAGGTGGCCATGGCGATGATATGGTTCCATTGACAAGGTATTCCACAGTTAGAGGTGTACCTATAACAGAGATCTTTGACAAAGAGACAATCGAAAGGCTTGTCGAGAGAACAAGAAAAGGCGGTGGTGAAATTGTATCACTCTTAAAGACCGGTTCTGCATTCTATGCAACAGCTTCTGCAGTTGTTCAGATGGTTGAGGCCATCGTAAAGGATACAAAGGATGTATTGCCATGCGCCGTTAAGACACAGGGTAAATACGGGCTTGATCCTGATCTGTTTGTTGGGTTACCAACAAGATTGGGTCAGAACGGTGTTGAAGAAGTTGTTGAGCTTAAGCTTAATGATGAGGAGCTTG comes from Hippea maritima DSM 10411 and encodes:
- the mdh gene encoding malate dehydrogenase, with the protein product MLANAKISIIGAGQVGGTTMLRIAEKELAKTVVLLDIVEGLPQGKALDEMEAAPIEGFDTEIIGTNDYKDTENSDIVIITSGMPRKPGMSRDDLLTTNVKIMKDVAANVAKYSPNAIVIVVANPLDAMVYAAKKVGGFADNKLMGQAGCLDSTRFARFIAWEAKCSVKAVQAMTLGGHGDDMVPLTRYSTVRGVPITEIFDKETIERLVERTRKGGGEIVSLLKTGSAFYATASAVVQMVEAIVKDTKDVLPCAVKTQGKYGLDPDLFVGLPTRLGQNGVEEVVELKLNDEELAALKASADHVKDLCNRIEELKLL